The genome window AagcaaaatgattttttgtaatggaaattgaagaactgaaacattaaacatttcgagaatttttttcgaagcaTTGAATAACCAGAATAAACTTAGATTCGACGTTGAGATAGCAGACtttaggcgggaaatttggattttgaaattaaattgtcTTTTCATGCAGTCACATgattctcaaaaatgaaaaaaactccaaaaaatatagGAAGAATGAAAGTAAccagaaacacaaaaaaaactaaactttgaAGATTTATGAAacaaaaggagaaaaaagtgcaaagtgaacttttttctatttaggCAAGAGGAAGAAAGAGAAAGATggttttcatttgaatttagCCCTCAACGACGGCAGATGGTTATCTCTCGAAGTACTcgtattttaaaataacattgTGACACCTTTGTAATCgcttaatttcagatttttatcgCTTGAAAGTAAAACTTCTAcaatttcaaagttgaaaGAACTACGCACTTTCTCGCAATGACGTCATTTTAAAGAGCAGAGACTGAGgaggaaattattttcagagaattaaataaaacaaaaacgagGAAAGTTCTTctctttctctgaaaaaagaaacggaaacattaattagaaaaaaaataattcgaataaTGCCGTTtttcctcgaggagtacacaacgcttgggtttctaggccatactttctaggccaccatttaaattttcaggtctgAATTCAGATTCTGATAGAAGCTCAACTCACTGCCTCCATGATTCTCTAAACATGTGAAAACCTCGACGAAGACTGATAAACGACAttattaaaatcgaaaaataaatccaattatttattaaaagaaTGGTCTTCGAATCGCGTCGGTCTGTGTCAATACGTTTCTGCacttttccatcttttttttgcatagaGAAAGTAGAGAAAAAGGCTTTGAATAAACGCAGGCACAGAGGAAAAGCTTCCAACTACGAGATAGAATTCAGAATAGAGAGTAGAAGAGATATGAGCAGCTGTGTGGAGTGCACGGAAGTAGATTGTGTCGAGTGGTTTTAACACTTGGTATTTGTTTCAATTCGAATAATTTCGTATATAATTTAACTTCTGCCCCTTTTCTCTGACTAATGAAAAAGATAATATTGAATTAATATTAGTTAAAATTCctgtgaaaattattgaacattgtttttattcgaaaatataCCATAGAGCAAAGCTACGAAAAGATTCGAACTATGAGCACATTGGATATCagtttaaaacttaaaaaattattttcattcaaatataATCTCTCAATGCCCCTTCTTTTACCTATTTAAGTTGCTATTAGAGTGAGAAAGAAGTACACGTGGAAGGACAGGTCCTGGAAGTTGGAGTTAATTCAGATGATAAGCACAATTTATTAACTCAAGGCCTGTCAAAAATGATCGGTCAAGGTTCTGGAGTCactggttttctttttttttcctgataaGAGCTTTTTGATGATCGTGCAAACTGATAATGCGCTAAATTCtctctttgtttttttattgatcttttttttttgaaaaaagtaggtGAGTCACAGTGAAAGTTATAacaagtcaatttttcccattgaAAAGATTAATTACTTTGTTTATCACATTCACTTTTAAGATTGCGTAATCTTAGTTGGGATCCGGAAATTGCAACGGACCTGAATGTTAAGAGTGAGCAAGATGTCTGCAGTGGCATGATGATTTTTAGTTTCGAGTCGATTATAGAGGGGGAGTGATAACAGTCACAatatttttgaggttttaaaCGTGGGAAAGAGGAGAATTGGAAATGAATAGACATATTGACATGctaatacaaaaatatgaCATCATGTGAGATTGATAGCAAAAGTTAAAAGTCAAGAGTTACGGTATAATCCAGTgcgaaaagtttcaaatttctcgccaaaaatacggtacccggtctcgacacgacaatttttgtttaatgcaCGAATGTGCCCTTTATGTgcactgtaatttcaaactattgATGCAACGATTTTTTCCCggattttcaatagtttttggaaaaaagtcttggcaaaatttggctcACGGTCTGCCAACTTCtgaacaaaattaatattttatatatatattataaaTATCAGCAAAACCTGCAGTAATGTAGTACTACTGTAGGAATTACGGAAGGGGTACGCTTGGGGCCATTGTATACAATATCCCACCGTACCTAATCTGGGTGTCTCTGGAATTGGTCGAAAAAGCTTATTAGAACTGGTTTTTTACTAATTAGAAGTGGTTCCATCTTATCTGAGTAGGTTCTACGCGACGACTACATTTTGTACAATATCAATAAAAGGTgatccaacttttttctataacTTCCTCATAACTGCAGCTCTACAAACTTACGGGGAAGATGATGGGGTTGCAATATTCAAAGAACTCAGTCGACGCCGAACTTCTTTTGTGTGAATCTTTGGAAACCATGGTTGGCCACTGTCCATGACGGATGCACTCCGATATCGGGGACCTTTCAAACTTGTGGTGGTATTctgaaattcacaatttcaataCCTAAAGCCCATTTCAGacttaaaaatagttttgcaatagaaatgaatgaaatcaTTACTGTTGTCCAACATTATGCACCTATATATATATCACTTGGCTCTCAACAAGGAACGCAAAAAAATGACACGTGATTTTTATAGAAtgattgttttgaaactttgtatTAAAAAGGACACTATGATgaattaataataaaacaaacaTTCAGAGTACGAGTAGTTGATATCAGAGCACTAATATGAGGAATACGGTAGATCCTACTTTCCTACTTTGTCAGAGTTTCGAACGAACGCTAAGAActctggaaacatttttttgcgatCAACACATATATATGTATCAGCAAAACCTGAAGTAATGAGAGTACTACTGTAGGGATTACGGTAGGAGCGTCTGAAGATCTCATAGTTCAGTTAATTCTGGAGTAGTTCAGGTTGTGCCTTTATACCAGAGCTTTGCGATTTGATAGAATATTTGAAGTTAAATTAATGTGACTAGATCTTAACGGGTTTTATTATAGTTTGAGTGAAATACACACTGATCAGCCCTATATTTGGTTTATACAACTCCGGTAGATACCTACCTATTCAGCAAATGttacacatttaaaaatttgttaactgagaaaattaccaaaacttaTCAGCTAAAGAGTTGGACTCGGGCTTGACCTAGCGATACCTCTCCTTTCAGGAGCAGTGGTGGACACTTTAGTGATTGATTTGAAGacttaaaatatgttttactaACACACATTATCTTTAACTTATTTTTAACCAAGATTAAAGTTCGTGCCATAGAAAAAAGTGCCGAACATTCTGTGATAACTGAGGTGTCTTTGTACTCTAACTCCACCCTCACTATCATTAAGATTGCTCACGTGATGAGGGACCAACTATCTCAAAAGAGCACGAAACTCTGGTCCCATGCCATCATCCAGAAAGTTGTGATgaggaataaaaaaaaaagaaaaacaacaacatCTCATTTTCAGACACACACTTGTCCACACTAAAGACGATTCGAACATTGATAGGTGTAACAATGTCACCAAAAAAACTTGCCGTTTCGATCTTAAAGTGATACATTTCAGTAGTTGAGAAGAGGGTCTGGTGACGAGTGTTCAATTGTCtgcaaaactgaaacaaaataagttaataaagtgaataacaaaatattgagaaaaagacGAGAACGAGGGGAACTCTGCTGGTCACTTTGGTTTTATCTTGTCATTTATCAGTACGTAAAACGTCACGGGGCACATGCCATGTTGCgggaaaaagatgaaaagaaaGCATTCATAAATAACGCATAAGTATACTGAAACTGTTGTCCCCTGGAAGGAGATTGAAATAATAGGAATATAACTCAGAAAGTATGTTCAAGAAgctgttttagaaaaaatagaaaaactttCTATCATATTGATTTTCCTAGCGAAAACTCAGTTTTAGCAATTGGccgaaacttttgaaaatcgaacatTTGTTGAACTGTACATattgttataaaattttgtcaTGTTCCCATTGATTTACCACTGAAGATAATGCCTTAATTGAACTTCcaagaaaattattcaaatacgAAATCTAAACtgttcaaaactcaaaacagCGAAGATCAGGCAGACACATCCACCTGACGCGGCTTTTTTCATgctttcaacaattttcaacaacaaaattaGAACTATGTTAAAACCGTATAATGAGCATTTGACATATTCTGATAAACTATAAGAGTATAGATAGGAAAGGTACGGAAACCGCACTTTTATCATAAAGTACACGtcattttcaatctttttttgctttatcaattaaaaaaaacttgtttcaaaaactataatttccCTCCTTACAGTTCGGATCAATGTTCTAtgcatatttattttctcctCTTCCCACACCACGTACAACCATCATTTTCCCTTTGGTATCCCTGCCGAATAAAATGTGATAATTCTGCCTCCTAATAAAAAATACGGGGGAGCGAAATGTGcccagtttttcttttttgacaattttctttttttccatttcgaGAATAAATGGAAGAATCACCcacaaaaacattcaaatgtCCAAAGTGTTGGAACAAGTTTGAGAATAAACCAAAACTGATTACTCATGTCGATTTGGAATGCaaacataaatattttagatGCGAGGTAGGtgtcttttttgtttattaaaaCGGTTTcttaaagtaaattttaaaaatttgtttgatgtTCCGACAGttcttttctaaaatgttgtttttattacatttttgacATGTTTAGGTGAGTAgctttacgttttttttttcaaataatcctTCCTGGAATTGAAGTCAAGTTCCATCTGCTCAAAGCGTTGCTTTTCCGCTGTTGCAGGGGATGGAGACGACTTGCCGTCATGGAGATATGAAAACACACCTCACTATCAGTCTGAAAAAAGTAGGctttagataatttttcaatttcagttatGTGACTTCAAATCAACTCAAAAAACTGGACTCACCAGTCATTATCACGGCCACATTCGTCAGTCAAATGTCATCCACTGTCCATATtgcaaaaagaagaaaacgttCAAAAGCAGGAACAATTTGatggtaaaaaattatttctgatgAATTTTAAAGTATATTCCAGGTACATGTTCACCATTATCATCCCACGCATATAAACGAAATGAAGCAGGCAAACTTGGAAAGTGCTAAAGTGAGTCtgtcaaaaattctgaaggaGCTTATGAACTTATATGTCCGCaggaagaaaaaatgaagacaaTGTTGGAAAAGCAAGCAAAAGAAGCACacgaattcgaaatttcacaaCCAGCGGTAAGTTGttcatttcatttatttcaatttactGTAAGTAGCCTGAAGTtgacttttccaaaaattataactactcaatttattattataatgaaaatttatttcaaatctcCAACTATGAAAAGTGATCTAAGGCATTCAATACTTCATCAAAATATTTCTCCCATTGCCATTtgtaagaaaatatttaagttttaTAAGGCTTTGAGAGTTTTTTAAaccttcaatatttttttcaactcaagAGTAACAACTTTCAGGTATTTGAAAAGGATTTCGCGAGTTATGATCTACCGATGTTTTCTCAATGCCCTCCAATGAACGGGATTCCAGTATCAACTCCAATTGAATATCCTTATTCTCAAAATCCTTATCAAGATCACA of Caenorhabditis elegans chromosome II contains these proteins:
- the ZK177.3 gene encoding C2H2-type domain-containing protein (Confirmed by transcript evidence), with protein sequence MEESPTKTFKCPKCWNKFENKPKLITHVDLECKHKYFRCELCDFKSTQKTGLTSHYHGHIRQSNVIHCPYCKKKKTFKSRNNLMVHVHHYHPTHINEMKQANLESAKEEKMKTMLEKQAKEAHEFEISQPAVFEKDFASYDLPMFSQCPPMNGIPVSTPIEYPYSQNPYQDHTPFDSYPYPNFHPQQLPLPTFENNLPDIATYFDL